In one Umezawaea sp. Da 62-37 genomic region, the following are encoded:
- a CDS encoding transcriptional regulator: MGDYAKALGAKLRAIRQQQGLSLHGVEQKSGGRWKAVVVGSYERGDRAVTVQKLAELADFYGVPVAELLPEGRVPSGAEPATKIVINLERLQQLPAEKVGPLARYAATIQSQRGDYNGKVLSIRTEDLRSLAIIYDMTPGELTEQLIDWGVLPPEARPAKED, from the coding sequence ATGGGCGACTACGCCAAGGCGTTGGGGGCCAAGCTCCGCGCGATCCGGCAGCAGCAGGGTTTGTCCCTGCACGGCGTCGAGCAGAAGTCCGGCGGTCGCTGGAAGGCCGTGGTCGTCGGCTCGTACGAGCGTGGCGACCGAGCCGTGACGGTGCAGAAGCTGGCCGAGCTGGCCGACTTCTACGGGGTCCCGGTGGCCGAACTGCTGCCGGAAGGTCGAGTGCCCTCGGGCGCGGAACCGGCCACGAAGATCGTGATCAACCTCGAACGACTGCAACAGCTGCCCGCGGAGAAGGTCGGACCGCTGGCGCGCTACGCCGCGACCATCCAGAGCCAGCGCGGCGACTACAACGGCAAGGTGCTCTCCATCCGCACCGAGGACCTGCGTTCGCTGGCGATCATCTACGACATGACCCCCGGCGAGCTCACCGAGCAGCTCATCGACTGGGGTGTTCTCCCCCCCGAGGCCCGTCCGGCCAAGGAGGACTGA
- the pyrR gene encoding bifunctional pyr operon transcriptional regulator/uracil phosphoribosyltransferase PyrR — MAPRQRGATDPAGERELLSAGDVARTVARMAHQIIEKTALDAPSAPAVVLMGIPSRGAPLARRLALKIAEFSGVEVPTGTLDVTLYRDDLRRGPTRPLETTALPEGGIDDRLVVLVDDVLFSGRTIRAALDALRDHGRPRAVQLAVLVDRGHRELPIRADYVGKNVPTARTEDVAVLLVEFDQRDGVVLK, encoded by the coding sequence GTGGCGCCACGTCAACGTGGTGCGACGGATCCGGCTGGAGAGCGCGAGCTTCTCTCGGCCGGTGACGTTGCACGCACTGTCGCCCGAATGGCCCATCAGATCATCGAGAAGACCGCTCTTGATGCACCGAGCGCACCCGCAGTAGTCCTGATGGGCATACCGAGTCGGGGGGCACCCCTCGCTCGCCGACTGGCCCTCAAGATCGCGGAGTTCAGTGGTGTCGAAGTACCCACCGGAACGCTGGACGTCACCCTCTACCGCGATGACCTGCGGCGCGGCCCGACCCGGCCGCTGGAAACCACGGCACTGCCCGAAGGCGGGATCGACGACCGCCTGGTCGTGCTCGTGGACGACGTCCTGTTCTCCGGCCGCACCATCCGCGCGGCCCTCGACGCCCTGCGCGACCACGGCCGCCCCCGCGCGGTCCAGCTGGCCGTGCTGGTCGACCGCGGCCACCGCGAACTGCCGATCCGCGCGGACTACGTTGGCAAGAACGTGCCAACCGCGCGCACCGAGGACGTGGCGGTCCTGCTGGTCGAGTTCGACCAGCGCGACGGAGTGGTGCTGAAGTGA
- a CDS encoding aspartate carbamoyltransferase catalytic subunit has translation MKHLLSTEGLDRATATSILDTADNLKRALLGREVRKLPTLRGRTVITLFYENSTRTRVSFEIAGKWMSADVVNVSAGGSSVGKGESLRDTALTLAAAGADCVIVRHPASGAAHRLAGWLAGVGTSVVNAGDGMHEHPTQALLDAATLRERLGSVEGRRIAIVGDVLHSRVVRSNVHLLATLGADVVLVAPPTLLPVGVGNWPVTVSYDLDAELPSLDAVMLLRVQAERMLSGSAGAGGNGQFFPSAREYSIAYGLNENRLGLMPEHAVVLHPGPMLRGMEIASAVADSPRAAITDQVRNGVHLRMAVLYHLLAHEEEAS, from the coding sequence GTGAAGCACCTGCTCTCGACGGAGGGGCTCGACCGGGCGACCGCCACGTCGATCCTCGACACCGCCGACAACCTCAAGCGCGCGCTGCTCGGCCGGGAGGTCCGCAAGCTCCCGACGCTGCGCGGCCGCACCGTCATCACCCTGTTCTACGAGAACTCCACCCGCACCAGGGTCTCCTTCGAGATCGCCGGGAAGTGGATGAGCGCGGACGTGGTCAACGTGTCCGCGGGCGGGTCGAGCGTCGGCAAGGGCGAGTCCCTCCGGGACACCGCGCTGACGCTGGCCGCCGCGGGCGCGGACTGCGTGATCGTCCGGCACCCCGCCTCCGGCGCGGCGCACCGGCTCGCGGGGTGGCTCGCGGGCGTGGGCACGTCCGTGGTCAACGCGGGCGACGGGATGCACGAGCACCCGACGCAGGCCCTGCTGGACGCGGCCACGCTGCGCGAACGGCTCGGCTCCGTCGAGGGCCGCCGGATCGCGATCGTCGGCGACGTCCTGCACAGCCGGGTCGTCCGGTCCAACGTGCACCTGCTCGCCACGCTCGGCGCCGACGTGGTGCTGGTCGCCCCGCCGACGCTGCTGCCCGTGGGGGTCGGGAACTGGCCCGTCACCGTGTCGTACGACCTCGACGCCGAACTGCCCAGCCTGGACGCGGTCATGCTGCTCCGGGTCCAGGCGGAGCGGATGCTCAGCGGGTCCGCGGGCGCGGGGGGCAACGGGCAGTTCTTCCCGTCGGCGCGCGAGTACTCGATCGCCTACGGGCTCAACGAGAACCGCCTCGGCCTCATGCCGGAGCACGCCGTCGTGCTGCACCCCGGTCCGATGCTCCGCGGGATGGAGATCGCCTCGGCGGTCGCCGACTCCCCGCGCGCGGCCATCACCGACCAGGTGCGCAACGGCGTCCACCTGCGCATGGCGGTCCTCTACCACCTGCTTGCCCATGAGGAGGAAGCTTCGTGA
- a CDS encoding dihydroorotase produces the protein MSALASERGAPDPLLLKNVRPYGEGDPVDVLVRHGVIAGIGSVEQDGVETVDGAGAVLLPGFVDLHTHLREPGREDTETIETGSRAAALGGYTAVFAMANTSPVADNAVIVEHVWRRGVEVGLVDVHPVGAVTVGLKGEKLAELGTMAKSAANVRVFSDDGHCVHDPLVMRRALEYSKALDVVIAQHAEEPRLTVGAQAHEGEQAARLGLQGWPAAAEESIVARDCLLALHAEARLHICHVSTTGTADVLKWAKARGTKVSAEVTPHHLLLTDDRLSTYDPVNKVNPPLRADADVQALRRALADGVIDCVATDHAPHAVQDKDCEWAAARPGMLGLQTALSVVVEAMVKTGLLDWRGVARVMSERPAEIAGLPDQGRPIEVGEPANLVLVDPDATWTVRGAELASVAGNTPFEGMELPGVVTATLLRGRVTAGRIPA, from the coding sequence GTGAGCGCGCTCGCGAGCGAACGGGGAGCCCCGGATCCCCTGCTGCTGAAGAACGTCCGCCCCTACGGCGAGGGCGACCCGGTCGACGTGCTGGTCCGCCACGGCGTCATCGCCGGGATCGGGTCCGTCGAGCAGGACGGCGTGGAGACGGTCGACGGCGCCGGAGCGGTGCTGCTGCCCGGTTTCGTCGACCTGCACACCCACCTGAGGGAGCCGGGCCGCGAGGACACCGAGACCATCGAGACCGGCTCCAGGGCCGCCGCGCTCGGCGGGTACACCGCCGTGTTCGCCATGGCCAACACCAGCCCGGTCGCCGACAACGCGGTCATCGTGGAACACGTGTGGCGCCGCGGCGTCGAGGTCGGCCTGGTCGACGTGCACCCGGTCGGCGCGGTCACCGTCGGGCTCAAGGGCGAGAAGCTCGCCGAACTGGGCACGATGGCCAAGTCCGCCGCGAACGTCCGCGTCTTCTCCGACGACGGCCACTGCGTGCACGACCCGCTGGTCATGCGCCGCGCGCTGGAGTACTCCAAGGCGCTCGACGTGGTCATCGCCCAGCACGCCGAGGAGCCGCGGCTGACCGTCGGCGCCCAGGCGCACGAGGGCGAGCAGGCCGCCCGGCTCGGCCTCCAGGGCTGGCCCGCCGCGGCCGAGGAGTCGATCGTCGCGCGGGACTGCCTGCTGGCGCTGCACGCCGAAGCCCGGCTGCACATCTGCCACGTGTCCACCACGGGCACCGCGGACGTGCTGAAGTGGGCCAAGGCGCGCGGCACCAAGGTGTCCGCCGAGGTCACCCCGCACCACCTGCTGCTGACCGACGACCGGCTGAGCACCTACGACCCGGTCAACAAGGTCAACCCGCCGCTGCGCGCGGACGCGGACGTCCAGGCGCTGCGCCGGGCGCTCGCCGACGGCGTGATCGACTGCGTCGCGACCGACCACGCCCCGCACGCCGTGCAGGACAAGGACTGCGAGTGGGCCGCCGCCCGCCCCGGCATGCTCGGTCTGCAGACCGCCCTGTCCGTGGTCGTCGAGGCCATGGTCAAGACCGGCCTGCTGGACTGGCGCGGTGTCGCGCGGGTGATGAGCGAACGGCCCGCCGAGATCGCCGGGCTGCCCGACCAGGGCCGTCCGATCGAGGTCGGCGAACCGGCCAACCTGGTGCTGGTCGACCCGGACGCCACCTGGACCGTGCGCGGGGCGGAACTCGCGAGCGTCGCGGGCAACACCCCGTTCGAGGGCATGGAGCTGCCGGGCGTTGTGACGGCCACCCTGCTGCGCGGCCGCGTCACGGCGGGGAGGATTCCGGCATGA
- a CDS encoding transporter: MTRVLLSLAVLAFFALCLYGMWHGWQRRARRQAAVLVDFPAVPTDTGAVLLETTGQYIGTTIGDNWQDRVAVGDIGHRAEAELRLTDQGVLIERAGASAMWIPRAEIESARTDRGLAGKVMTKDGLLVVRWHLGEQLVDTGFRGDDKDVYVQWVDALNTSAPRGSRPSRPSEGSAT; this comes from the coding sequence ATGACCAGGGTTCTCCTCTCGCTGGCGGTGCTGGCGTTCTTCGCGCTCTGCCTCTACGGCATGTGGCACGGCTGGCAGCGCCGCGCGCGCCGCCAGGCCGCCGTGCTCGTCGACTTCCCGGCCGTGCCCACCGACACCGGTGCCGTGCTGCTGGAGACGACCGGCCAGTACATCGGCACGACCATCGGCGACAACTGGCAGGACCGGGTCGCCGTCGGCGACATCGGCCACCGCGCCGAGGCCGAGCTGCGGCTGACCGACCAGGGCGTGCTCATCGAGCGCGCCGGGGCGTCGGCCATGTGGATCCCCAGGGCGGAGATCGAGTCCGCCCGCACCGACCGCGGTCTCGCGGGCAAGGTCATGACCAAGGACGGCCTGCTGGTCGTGCGCTGGCACCTGGGCGAGCAGCTCGTGGACACCGGCTTCCGCGGCGACGACAAGGACGTTTACGTGCAGTGGGTCGACGCGCTGAACACCAGCGCTCCCCGTGGCAGCCGGCCGAGCCGGCCATCAGAAGGGAGTGCGACGTGA
- the carA gene encoding glutamine-hydrolyzing carbamoyl-phosphate synthase small subunit: protein MTIASTNKAALVLEDGRVFRGESYGALGESLGEVVFSTGMTGYQETLTDPSYHRQIVVQTAPQIGNTGWNDEDDESSRIWVAGYVVRDPSRKPSNWRSVRGLDEELVRQRVVGIAGVDTRMLTRHLREQGAMRAGVFSGDALDSDEALVGRVLDSPPMKGSDLAGDVTTAEPYVVPAVGERRFRVAALDLGIKSNTPRMMAARGIEVHVLPLTSTVDDLLAVEADGVFLSNGPGDPATQTHAIELTRSVLERRIPLFGICFGNQILGRALGRDTYKMRYGHRGINIPVIDVATGKVAITSQNHGFALEGEPGEEFSSDFGRVLLSHYCPNDNTIEGVRALDVPAFSVQYHPEAAAGPHDAAPLFDEFCDLMKNEAR, encoded by the coding sequence GTGACGATCGCTTCGACCAACAAGGCAGCACTTGTCCTGGAAGACGGCCGCGTGTTCCGCGGCGAGTCCTACGGCGCCCTGGGCGAAAGCCTGGGCGAGGTCGTGTTCTCCACCGGCATGACCGGCTACCAGGAGACGTTGACGGACCCCTCCTACCACCGCCAGATCGTGGTGCAGACCGCCCCGCAGATCGGCAACACCGGCTGGAACGACGAGGACGACGAGTCCTCGCGCATCTGGGTCGCGGGCTACGTCGTGCGCGACCCCTCCCGCAAGCCGTCCAACTGGCGCTCGGTCCGCGGTCTCGACGAGGAGCTGGTCCGCCAGCGCGTCGTCGGCATCGCGGGCGTGGACACCCGCATGCTGACGCGGCACCTGCGCGAGCAGGGCGCTATGCGCGCGGGCGTCTTCTCCGGCGACGCGCTGGACAGCGACGAGGCGCTCGTGGGCCGCGTGCTGGACAGCCCGCCGATGAAGGGCTCCGACCTCGCGGGCGACGTCACCACGGCGGAGCCCTACGTGGTCCCCGCGGTCGGCGAACGGCGCTTCCGCGTCGCCGCGCTGGACCTGGGCATCAAGTCGAACACCCCGAGGATGATGGCGGCGCGCGGCATCGAGGTGCACGTGCTGCCGCTGACGTCCACCGTGGACGACCTGCTGGCGGTCGAGGCCGACGGCGTCTTCCTGTCCAACGGGCCGGGCGACCCCGCCACCCAGACGCACGCGATCGAGCTGACGAGGTCGGTGCTGGAGCGGCGGATCCCGTTGTTCGGGATCTGCTTCGGCAACCAGATCCTGGGCCGCGCGCTGGGCCGCGACACGTACAAGATGCGCTACGGCCACCGCGGCATCAACATCCCGGTGATCGACGTGGCGACCGGCAAGGTCGCGATCACGTCGCAGAACCACGGTTTCGCGCTGGAAGGCGAGCCCGGCGAGGAGTTCTCCTCGGACTTCGGCCGCGTCCTGCTGAGCCACTACTGCCCGAACGACAACACCATCGAGGGCGTCCGCGCGCTCGACGTGCCCGCGTTCAGCGTGCAGTACCACCCGGAAGCGGCGGCCGGACCGCACGACGCCGCACCGCTGTTCGACGAGTTCTGCGATCTCATGAAGAACGAGGCCCGCTGA
- the carB gene encoding carbamoyl-phosphate synthase large subunit has product MPKRTDIKHVLVIGSGPIVIGQACEFDYSGTQACRVLREEGIRVSLVNSNPATIMTDPEFADATYIEPITAEFVEKVIAIERPDAILATLGGQTALNTAIALHERGVLEKYNVELIGADIDAINRGEDRQIFKELVRKIGAEVPRSAVCKSMEEVRATVEDLGLPVVIRPSFTMGGLGSGMAHTPEELERLAASGLAESPVTEVLIEESVLGWKEYELELMRDRNDNVVVVCSIENIDPMGVHTGDSVTVAPAMTLTDREFQHMRNVGIQVIREVGVDTGGCNIQFAIEPSTGRMVVIEMNPRVSRSSALASKATGFPIAKIAAKLAIGYTLDEIRNDITGETPASFEPTLDYVVVKIPRFAFEKFPGADPTLTTTMKSVGEAMSMGRNFVEALGKAMRSMETKDAGFWTRPDPEGTTLEGLLEALGAGHDGRLYTVDRALRFGASIEQVHQASGIDPWFIEQIAWLNELRGEIEAAPVLDETLLRKAKRAGLSDRQISVLRSELAGEDGVRTLRHRLGVRPVYKTVDTCAAEFAAKTPYHYSAYELDPNAETEVTEQRERPKVLILGSGPNRIGQGIEFDYSCVHAAMALRAAGFETVMVNCNPETVSTDYDTSDRLYFEPLTFEDVIEVVHSEQRSGTVAGVIVQLGGQTPLGLAQRLADAGVPIVGTPPEAIHLAEERGAFGKLLTEAGLPAPKYGMATSFEEAKAIADEIGYPVLVRPSYVLGGRGMEIVYDEPTLAGYIARATEVSPEHPVLVDRFLDDAIEIDVDALYDGTDVFIGGVMEHIEEAGVHSGDSACTLPPITLGETDIDAVRRSTEAIAKGIGVRGLLNVQYALKDDVLYVLEANPRASRTVPFVSKATAVSMAKAAARVMLGTTIKELRVEGILPSTGDGAKLPAHAPVSVKEAVLPFHRFRTREGKGVDSLLGPEMKSTGEVMGIDVSFGMAFAKSQTASYGSLPTSGRVFVSVANRDKRAMIFPVKRLADLGFEVLATSGTAEVLRRNGIPCTVVRKHFDGVGNIVDMILAGDVDMIINTPYGNSGPRVDGYEIRTAAVAKDIPCVTTIQGAAAAVHGIEAAIRGDIGVRSLQSLQAALKGEGA; this is encoded by the coding sequence ATGCCGAAGCGCACTGACATCAAGCACGTCCTGGTGATCGGGTCCGGCCCGATCGTCATCGGCCAGGCGTGCGAGTTCGACTACTCCGGCACCCAGGCCTGCCGGGTGCTGCGGGAGGAGGGCATCCGGGTCTCGCTGGTGAACTCCAACCCCGCGACGATCATGACGGACCCGGAGTTCGCGGACGCGACCTACATCGAGCCGATCACGGCGGAGTTCGTCGAGAAGGTCATCGCGATCGAGCGCCCCGACGCCATCCTGGCGACCCTGGGCGGGCAGACCGCGCTCAACACCGCCATCGCGCTGCACGAGCGCGGCGTGCTCGAGAAGTACAACGTGGAGCTGATCGGCGCGGACATCGACGCGATCAACCGCGGCGAGGACCGGCAGATCTTCAAGGAGCTGGTCCGCAAGATCGGCGCCGAGGTCCCGCGCAGCGCGGTGTGCAAGTCGATGGAGGAAGTCCGCGCCACGGTCGAGGACCTCGGGCTCCCGGTCGTCATCCGGCCGTCGTTCACCATGGGCGGACTCGGTTCCGGCATGGCGCACACCCCCGAGGAGCTGGAACGGCTCGCAGCCTCCGGTCTCGCGGAGTCGCCGGTGACGGAGGTGCTGATCGAGGAGAGCGTGCTCGGGTGGAAGGAGTACGAGCTGGAGTTGATGCGCGACCGCAACGACAACGTGGTGGTCGTGTGCTCGATCGAGAACATCGACCCGATGGGTGTGCACACCGGTGACTCGGTGACGGTGGCGCCGGCGATGACGTTGACCGACCGCGAGTTCCAGCACATGCGCAACGTCGGCATCCAGGTCATCCGCGAGGTCGGTGTGGACACCGGCGGCTGCAACATCCAGTTCGCGATCGAACCCTCCACCGGCCGCATGGTCGTCATCGAGATGAACCCGCGTGTGTCGCGGTCCTCGGCGTTGGCGTCGAAGGCGACGGGTTTCCCGATCGCGAAGATCGCCGCGAAGCTCGCGATCGGCTACACCCTGGACGAGATCCGCAACGACATCACCGGCGAGACCCCGGCCAGCTTCGAGCCGACGTTGGACTACGTGGTGGTGAAGATCCCGCGGTTCGCGTTCGAGAAGTTCCCCGGCGCGGACCCCACCCTCACCACGACGATGAAGTCCGTCGGTGAGGCGATGTCGATGGGGCGCAACTTCGTGGAGGCGCTGGGCAAGGCGATGCGGTCCATGGAGACCAAGGACGCCGGCTTCTGGACCCGCCCCGACCCCGAGGGCACCACCCTCGAAGGACTGCTGGAGGCGTTGGGCGCGGGCCACGACGGCCGGCTCTACACGGTGGATCGGGCGTTGCGGTTCGGCGCGAGCATCGAGCAGGTCCACCAGGCCTCCGGCATCGATCCGTGGTTCATCGAGCAGATCGCGTGGCTCAACGAGCTGCGCGGTGAGATCGAGGCCGCCCCCGTGCTGGACGAGACCCTGTTGCGCAAGGCCAAGCGCGCCGGGTTGTCGGACCGGCAGATCTCGGTGCTGCGCTCGGAGTTGGCAGGTGAGGACGGGGTGCGGACGTTGCGGCACCGCCTGGGGGTGCGGCCGGTCTACAAGACCGTGGACACCTGCGCGGCGGAGTTCGCGGCCAAGACGCCGTACCACTACTCCGCCTACGAGTTGGACCCGAACGCCGAGACCGAGGTGACCGAGCAGCGCGAGCGGCCCAAGGTCCTCATCCTCGGGTCCGGGCCCAACCGGATCGGGCAGGGCATCGAGTTCGACTACTCCTGCGTGCACGCGGCGATGGCGTTGCGGGCGGCGGGGTTCGAGACCGTGATGGTCAACTGCAACCCCGAGACGGTGTCGACCGACTACGACACCTCCGACCGCCTGTACTTCGAGCCGCTCACGTTCGAGGACGTCATCGAGGTCGTGCACTCCGAACAGCGCTCCGGCACGGTCGCCGGGGTGATCGTGCAGCTCGGCGGCCAGACCCCGCTGGGTCTCGCGCAACGGCTCGCCGACGCGGGTGTGCCGATCGTGGGCACCCCGCCGGAGGCGATCCACCTGGCCGAGGAGCGCGGCGCGTTCGGGAAGCTGCTCACCGAGGCCGGGTTGCCCGCGCCGAAGTACGGGATGGCGACCTCGTTCGAGGAGGCCAAGGCCATCGCCGACGAGATCGGCTACCCCGTACTCGTGCGCCCCTCCTACGTGCTGGGCGGGCGTGGGATGGAGATCGTGTACGACGAGCCGACGTTGGCCGGGTACATCGCCCGTGCCACGGAGGTGAGTCCGGAGCACCCGGTGTTGGTGGACCGGTTCCTCGACGACGCGATCGAGATCGACGTGGACGCCCTCTACGACGGCACGGACGTGTTCATCGGCGGGGTGATGGAGCACATCGAGGAAGCGGGTGTGCACTCCGGCGACTCCGCCTGCACCCTGCCGCCCATCACCCTGGGCGAGACCGACATCGACGCGGTGCGCCGCTCGACCGAGGCCATCGCCAAGGGCATCGGGGTGCGGGGGCTGCTCAACGTCCAGTACGCCCTCAAGGACGACGTGCTGTACGTGCTGGAGGCCAACCCGCGCGCGTCGCGGACGGTGCCGTTCGTGTCCAAGGCGACCGCCGTGTCGATGGCCAAGGCCGCCGCACGGGTCATGCTGGGCACCACGATCAAGGAACTCCGCGTCGAGGGGATCCTGCCGTCCACCGGCGACGGCGCGAAGCTGCCCGCGCACGCCCCGGTGTCGGTCAAGGAGGCCGTGCTGCCCTTCCACCGGTTCCGCACCCGCGAGGGCAAGGGCGTGGACTCGTTGCTGGGCCCGGAGATGAAGTCGACCGGCGAGGTCATGGGCATCGACGTGTCGTTCGGCATGGCGTTCGCCAAGTCGCAGACCGCGTCCTACGGCTCGTTGCCGACCTCCGGCAGGGTCTTCGTGTCCGTCGCGAACCGCGACAAGCGCGCGATGATCTTCCCGGTGAAGCGCCTCGCCGACCTCGGCTTCGAGGTGCTCGCCACCTCCGGCACGGCCGAGGTGCTGCGCCGCAACGGGATCCCGTGCACGGTGGTGCGCAAGCACTTCGACGGCGTCGGGAACATCGTGGACATGATCCTGGCCGGTGACGTGGACATGATCATCAACACGCCCTACGGCAACAGCGGGCCGCGCGTCGACGGCTACGAGATCCGCACCGCCGCGGTCGCGAAGGACATCCCGTGCGTGACCACGATCCAGGGCGCGGCGGCGGCCGTGCACGGCATCGAGGCCGCGATCCGCGGCGACATCGGCGTCCGCTCCCTGCAGTCGCTGCAGGCCGCCCTGAAGGGGGAGGGCGCGTGA
- the pyrF gene encoding orotidine-5'-phosphate decarboxylase, which translates to MSFGARLAKAVAERGALCVGIDPHPGLLRDWGLPEDASGVERFAMTCVEALGGQVAIVKPQSAFFEAHGSKGVAVLERVIAGLREADTLVLVDAKRGDIGSTMAAYAAAYLTNGSPLAGDAVTVSPFLGFGSLDPAVEAARASGRGVFVLARTSNPEGATVQRAVLPDGRTVAQSVVDGAAAANAGAEPLGDVGLVIGATLAALDVDLSGLNGPVLAPGFGAQGATAADLRGLFGPELRGVLPASSRDVLRHGPDVGSLRAAALRVRDEVA; encoded by the coding sequence GTGAGCTTCGGCGCCAGGCTGGCGAAGGCGGTCGCCGAGCGCGGCGCCCTGTGCGTGGGCATCGACCCGCATCCGGGGCTGCTGCGCGACTGGGGGCTGCCCGAGGACGCGTCCGGTGTGGAGCGGTTCGCGATGACGTGCGTCGAGGCGCTGGGCGGCCAGGTCGCGATCGTGAAGCCGCAGTCGGCGTTCTTCGAGGCGCACGGCTCGAAGGGCGTGGCGGTGCTGGAGCGCGTGATCGCCGGTCTGCGCGAGGCGGACACGCTGGTGCTGGTGGACGCCAAGCGCGGTGACATCGGGTCCACGATGGCCGCCTACGCGGCCGCCTACCTCACCAACGGCTCGCCGCTCGCGGGCGACGCCGTGACGGTGTCGCCGTTCCTCGGCTTCGGGTCGCTGGACCCGGCCGTGGAGGCGGCCCGCGCGAGCGGTCGCGGCGTGTTCGTGCTGGCGCGCACGTCCAACCCGGAAGGTGCGACCGTGCAGCGCGCGGTCCTGCCCGACGGCCGCACGGTGGCGCAGTCGGTCGTGGACGGCGCGGCCGCCGCGAACGCGGGCGCCGAACCGCTCGGCGACGTCGGCCTGGTGATCGGGGCGACCCTCGCCGCGCTCGACGTCGACCTGTCCGGGCTGAACGGTCCCGTGCTCGCCCCCGGCTTCGGCGCGCAGGGGGCCACCGCGGCCGACCTGCGCGGTCTGTTCGGGCCGGAGCTGCGCGGCGTGCTGCCCGCGTCGTCGCGGGACGTGCTGCGGCACGGCCCCGACGTGGGCTCCCTGCGGGCCGCTGCGCTGCGCGTGCGCGACGAGGTGGCCTGA
- the mihF gene encoding integration host factor, actinobacterial type has translation MALPQLTEEQRAAALEKAAAARRVRAELKERLKRGGTNLTDVLKAAESDEILGKMKVSALLEALPGVGKVRAAQIMERLEIATSRRLRGLGDRQRKALLAEFSSE, from the coding sequence GTGGCCCTTCCCCAGCTTACCGAGGAGCAGCGGGCCGCAGCGCTGGAGAAGGCTGCTGCCGCTCGCCGCGTTCGGGCTGAGCTCAAGGAGCGCCTCAAGCGTGGCGGCACGAACCTGACCGATGTGCTCAAGGCCGCCGAGAGCGACGAGATCCTGGGCAAGATGAAGGTGTCCGCGTTGCTCGAGGCCCTTCCGGGCGTCGGAAAGGTTCGCGCGGCGCAGATCATGGAGCGGCTCGAGATCGCTACCAGCCGTCGTCTGCGTGGCCTGGGCGACCGCCAGCGCAAGGCGCTGCTCGCCGAGTTCAGCAGCGAGTGA
- the gmk gene encoding guanylate kinase, translated as MSSGIEAGSGSFARPRLTVLSGPSGVGKSSVLAELRRQGPVNVHFSVSVTTRKPRPGEVDGRHYHFVDRVEFDRMVVAGEFLEHAEFAGNCYGTPKDPVLRALESGLPSLLEIELQGARQVRATMPEAQLVMLAPPSWEHLVERLVGRGTEDPDVIERRLEIARDEMAAEKEFDEVVVNADVRSAARDLLNLVVGPQPEI; from the coding sequence GTGAGTAGTGGCATCGAGGCGGGGTCGGGCTCATTTGCCCGGCCCCGCCTCACCGTACTTTCCGGCCCGTCCGGTGTGGGCAAGTCCAGCGTGCTGGCCGAGCTGCGCCGACAGGGGCCGGTGAACGTGCACTTCAGCGTCTCGGTGACCACCAGGAAGCCGAGGCCGGGCGAGGTCGACGGCAGGCACTACCACTTCGTCGACCGCGTCGAGTTCGACCGGATGGTCGTCGCGGGGGAGTTCCTGGAGCACGCCGAGTTCGCGGGCAACTGCTACGGCACCCCCAAGGACCCCGTGCTGAGGGCCCTGGAGTCCGGGCTGCCGTCCCTGCTGGAGATCGAACTGCAGGGTGCGCGGCAGGTCAGGGCCACGATGCCGGAAGCCCAGCTGGTCATGCTGGCGCCCCCGTCGTGGGAGCACCTGGTGGAGCGGCTGGTCGGCCGCGGCACCGAGGACCCGGACGTGATCGAGCGCCGTCTCGAGATCGCCAGGGACGAGATGGCGGCCGAGAAGGAGTTCGACGAGGTCGTCGTGAACGCCGACGTGCGCTCCGCGGCCCGCGATTTGCTAAACTTGGTGGTCGGGCCGCAGCCCGAGATCTGA
- the rpoZ gene encoding DNA-directed RNA polymerase subunit omega, translating into MTTHTELGQLTGSPEGITNPPIDDLLEQVSSKYALVIYAAKRARQINDYYAQLGEGLLEYVGPLVEPGPREKPLSIALREIHAGLLEHTEGE; encoded by the coding sequence GTGACCACGCACACCGAGCTGGGCCAGCTGACGGGTTCGCCCGAGGGCATCACCAACCCGCCCATCGACGACCTGCTCGAGCAGGTCAGCTCGAAGTACGCGCTGGTGATCTACGCCGCGAAGCGCGCACGCCAGATCAACGACTACTACGCCCAGCTGGGCGAGGGCCTGCTCGAGTACGTCGGCCCGCTCGTCGAGCCGGGCCCGCGCGAGAAGCCCCTCTCCATCGCGCTGCGGGAGATCCACGCGGGTCTGCTCGAGCACACCGAGGGCGAGTGA